The genomic segment GGTGTAACGTTGCCGTCAGCGGCATCTTTCAGATGGCGGGTGACGATATCCTGCATCTCTGTAAACTGCGAAACCACCGGCGGTGTGATGAGGTAGTCGAGGCTTTTAAACACGGCTTTGCGGTTTGCCGGCGGGGTTTTTTGAATGTACTGGTCAATAATATCGGCATCGTTTACCGGTGGCAGTTCCCAAGCGGCATCTAAACGGATTTGAGTTGCTGCTTTGTCAGAAGAGATAAAAGCAATAAATTTGGCAGCTTCTTCTGCCACCTTGCTGTCTTTACTGATAACATAGCTGTTAGAGAAAAAGTGAGTTGCCTTTTGGGTATTGCTTGGTTCAACGGCAATATCCCATTCAAAATCGCAGTCGCGTGCAAAATCGGGAAAGCTCCAAATACCGTTTATAATCATGCCAAGGCGTCCTGATTTAAACAAATCCCAGTCGCCCATACCACCCATTTGTTCTGAGGTAGGCATTACATTGCTTTTACGCTGCATATCCACCAGATACTGCAAGGTTTCAACATTTTCTTTTGAGTTAATGGTAAACGCTGTTGCATCTTTGCTTAAAAGGTTACCGCCGTTTTGCTGCACCGTTTTAAAAAACTCGTGGTAGGTGATGGGGTGATAATAGCCGTAAATATCTTTGCCCAAAGCGCGTATTTTTTCTGCGGCAGCCATAGCGTCTGCCCACTTCCAGTCATCGGTAGGGTATGCTACGTTTGCCTTGTCAAACAAATCTTTGTTATAGATGAGAACAACATTCGAAAAGCTATTGGGAACGCCATATTGTTTACCGTCCAGATTAAATGCGTTCAGCGCCTTTTCGTTGTAGATAGAGGTATCGATATTCTTTTCTTTTATAATATCATCAAGTGGCGTCAGTGCACCTTTTTGAGCATAGGACACAAAGTTTTCATAGTTCAGTTCAAAAACATCCGGAGCTTTGCCGCCCGAAATTTTTGCTGTAAGCTGTGTAAAATAGTCATCGTAGCCAAAAGATTGCAGCTTGATTGTAACATTTGGGTTTTGCGCGGTGTATACATCAATCATTTTTTTCAAATACACTTCATTGTCACCAGCGCCCGAAAACTGTTCAAAAGTAATGGTGATAGGCTCGCTGCCGGTTTTTTCTGCATTTGCAGATGAGTTTTTGGTTGATGCTCCGCCACAAGCAGTAAAGGTAAGTGTAAGCGCCATTGCAGCGGCGACTACGGACAATAATTTTTTCATTTGTTTTCCTCCTAAAATTTGATGATAAACAATTGATTTTCAGGTTCTTTTCGCTTACACTGGTATAAGCAAAAAGGCTTTTTGAGGTCGTTTTTTGCTGCGGTTTACACATACTGTTGCAGGTGGGTGTAAACCGCTTTTTTTATTCCCCCTTCTGTTTTATAGATTTGACCGAACTTCGTTCGACAATGCTTACCGGCAATATTTGCTCCTGCTTTGTCAAGTTTGGCTCCTGAATATTCTTAAACAGCATTTCAACAGCGCGTTCGCCCTTCTGTGAAATTTCCTGTTTGATTGTTGTCAGCCCGGGTGTGAGATATTTAGAAATTTCCAAATCATCAAACCCCATAACCGATAAATCATCCGGAACTTTTACTCCCCGTTCGTAAAAACCTTTCATTGCACCCATCGCCAAGATATCCGCAGCTGCAACAACTGCCGTTGCGGGTAGTTTGGCACCAAGCAGGTTCTCGGCAAGCTGTATGCCGCTATCGTAATCTATTTTTCCCTCAAACACATATTCGGGGCAAAAAGGCACCTGTTTTTCTGCAAGTGCTTGCTGATAACCAATAAGGCGTTTTTTCATCACGCCATTTTCTTTTAGCTGCCCTGAGAAAAACGCTATTTTTCTGTGTCCTTGCTCCAACACATATTTTGTAGCCAAATAGCTGCCATAAGCATCATCAATTCGGATATTATGGTAATAGTGGTCGTCACAGTAGCTGTCTATCAGTACAATGGGGATACGCGTTTTTTTCATTTGCTGATAAAACTCATCCGGATACATACCAATCACAATAATTCCATCAAGATTACGTTCTTTTGCAAGCGTCATATAGCTTTCGTTGGCATCTGTTGCCGAAATAATGACATGATAACCATGCAAACGCGCGTGGTATTCGATGCTGCCCAAAATTTCACTGTAAAAGTTGTTTTGAAACATCAGTTTGCTGCCCGGCTCTGTTTGAGGAACAACCACACCAATCAGTTTTGAATCTCGCATAGTAAGGCTACGGGCACTCAAATCGGGTACATAATCCAAGCTTTCAATCGCATCCCAAACACGCTTTTTTGTTTCTGCTGAAATGCTCTTTTTTTCGTTAAGAACATAAGAAACCGTTGCGGATGACACGTCGGCTTTTTTTGCAACGTCTTTTAAAGTAACTCGATTGCTCATTCGCTCATCCCTTTGTTTTATTATTCGCAAAATTGTTTAATCGGTTAACCACTTCATTTCATATAATAACCAGTACAATGGCGATTTGTCAATACTTTTTTAAATTTTTACGAACAAATAGTTGACAGTTTTCGTTATTATGGTATATTTGATTTGTTAAGTAGTTTAAGCGCTTAAACAATTATATGATTTTGAGGATACACATATGATTCAAAACTACCTGCCAACCGGCAACGAAATGATTTCTCTCCCCAAAATAAACGAACAAACAGCAGGCATTGAAGATTTCACCTTTTTACACATGGGCTATAAAGGGCTGATTGACGTACGCGGCTCGGATGACCTTGCACTGATTCAGCCTTTTGTCTCGGTGGATGGAAAAGAGGCATCTCTGCAAAATCTGCAATGGAGCCGTTTATACTATTGGATACCACAATTCACGGCAACCGTTGATGATATCAGCGTAAAAGGGATCATCCTTACGCCGGTAGAAGAACGCGGGTTTGCTGTCGGCTTGGAATTACACAATAAAAGCAATCAGGCGCACACCATCAAGTATGGCATGCACGGCAAATGGCAGTCTTCTTGGCACTGTGTTAATGAGGATAAACCAATTGAAGGAACCATGCATTGCTATGAAAGCGCATGGAACAACAGCCTTGTTTTTGACGTGCGCTCGGGTGTTCCTATGTTTTGCTTTGCGCCCATGTCCGATGTTCCCTGCACTTCTTCCTTTGAAAGGAAAGACGATGGTGTGCAGTATCAGCTGTTCCGCGAAGAAACCATTGCCCCAAACAGCACATGCTGCATGACGATTTATTGGGGGCTGGGTTTTGAAGAGGTTGCGGCTACCACCAGTGCCAAAGAGATGGTACGGCAGGGTTTTGCGTATGAGCTGGAGCGCACCAAAGCCTACCTTGTAAAGCGCAGCACAAAACTGGATGACGAAAAGCTTACCGAGCTTTACAATACGAACCTGTTTTTTTGCATATTTTATTCCACGGGTATCACCTTAGATACGGAGGAACTGGTGCTTGTAACAAGCCGCAGCCCACGGTATTATGTTAGTGCCGCTTATTGGGACAGAGACAGCCTTTTGTGGAGTTTCCCTGCCATTTTAGACGCGGATGCCAAGCTTGCAAGACAAATGCTTGAGTATGTGTTTGGCAGGCAGCGCAGAAACATTGGTATACATTCGCGCTTTATTGACGGTACTGTGCTTGAACCAGGTTTTGAGCTGGATGAACTGATGGCTCCCGTGCTTGCACTGGAAAGCTACATACGCGCAACGCAGGATTTATCTATTTTAGGCGAACCAAACGTACAAAAAGCAATGGACGAAATACTGGATAAGCTTGAAAGCCGCAAACACCACACAGTTGCATTGTATTCCACTTTTTTACAGCCTACCGATGATGAGCATGTATACCCCTATTTAACCTATAACAACGTTCTTGTCTGGAAAGCATTGTGTGCTGTTTCAAAGCTTTTTCCATCCCATACCGCAGCAGCAGCGCAGGCAGACAAAGTGAAAACTGCAATTGCCGAGCATTGCGTTAAAGTAAAAGATGGGAAGCATTACTATGCATGGTCTGTGAATTTAGAAGGGCACCATGACATTTACGATGAACCCCCGGGCAGCTTGCAGCTGCTGCCGCACTTTGGCTTTTGCAGCTATGATGATGAGGTTTACCAAAACACGGTGGACATGATCCGCTCACCCGATTATGCTTACAGCTTTGCGGGCTGCAATATTGTAGAAATCGGCTGTCCGCATGCACCCCATCCATGGATGCTCAGCGTTGCCAACAGCCTTATTTGCGGACGTATCGACCACTGCAAAGATATTTTGCTGAAAGTAAAGATGGATAACATGATTGCCTGTGAAAGCGTAGATGAGACAACAGGAGAATGCACAACCGGAGAAGCGTTTGCCACTTGTGCCGGATTTTTATGTCACGCAATCAAGCTTGCGTTCGGCGGAGGTAAACCAAATGAGAAATGATATCACTCTTTTTGAAAAAAGCATCACAGCAGAAAGCAACTGTTTTG from the Hydrogenoanaerobacterium saccharovorans genome contains:
- a CDS encoding glycoside hydrolase family 125 protein; amino-acid sequence: MIQNYLPTGNEMISLPKINEQTAGIEDFTFLHMGYKGLIDVRGSDDLALIQPFVSVDGKEASLQNLQWSRLYYWIPQFTATVDDISVKGIILTPVEERGFAVGLELHNKSNQAHTIKYGMHGKWQSSWHCVNEDKPIEGTMHCYESAWNNSLVFDVRSGVPMFCFAPMSDVPCTSSFERKDDGVQYQLFREETIAPNSTCCMTIYWGLGFEEVAATTSAKEMVRQGFAYELERTKAYLVKRSTKLDDEKLTELYNTNLFFCIFYSTGITLDTEELVLVTSRSPRYYVSAAYWDRDSLLWSFPAILDADAKLARQMLEYVFGRQRRNIGIHSRFIDGTVLEPGFELDELMAPVLALESYIRATQDLSILGEPNVQKAMDEILDKLESRKHHTVALYSTFLQPTDDEHVYPYLTYNNVLVWKALCAVSKLFPSHTAAAAQADKVKTAIAEHCVKVKDGKHYYAWSVNLEGHHDIYDEPPGSLQLLPHFGFCSYDDEVYQNTVDMIRSPDYAYSFAGCNIVEIGCPHAPHPWMLSVANSLICGRIDHCKDILLKVKMDNMIACESVDETTGECTTGEAFATCAGFLCHAIKLAFGGGKPNEK
- a CDS encoding LacI family DNA-binding transcriptional regulator, producing the protein MSNRVTLKDVAKKADVSSATVSYVLNEKKSISAETKKRVWDAIESLDYVPDLSARSLTMRDSKLIGVVVPQTEPGSKLMFQNNFYSEILGSIEYHARLHGYHVIISATDANESYMTLAKERNLDGIIVIGMYPDEFYQQMKKTRIPIVLIDSYCDDHYYHNIRIDDAYGSYLATKYVLEQGHRKIAFFSGQLKENGVMKKRLIGYQQALAEKQVPFCPEYVFEGKIDYDSGIQLAENLLGAKLPATAVVAAADILAMGAMKGFYERGVKVPDDLSVMGFDDLEISKYLTPGLTTIKQEISQKGERAVEMLFKNIQEPNLTKQEQILPVSIVERSSVKSIKQKGE
- a CDS encoding ABC transporter substrate-binding protein; protein product: MKKLLSVVAAAMALTLTFTACGGASTKNSSANAEKTGSEPITITFEQFSGAGDNEVYLKKMIDVYTAQNPNVTIKLQSFGYDDYFTQLTAKISGGKAPDVFELNYENFVSYAQKGALTPLDDIIKEKNIDTSIYNEKALNAFNLDGKQYGVPNSFSNVVLIYNKDLFDKANVAYPTDDWKWADAMAAAEKIRALGKDIYGYYHPITYHEFFKTVQQNGGNLLSKDATAFTINSKENVETLQYLVDMQRKSNVMPTSEQMGGMGDWDLFKSGRLGMIINGIWSFPDFARDCDFEWDIAVEPSNTQKATHFFSNSYVISKDSKVAEEAAKFIAFISSDKAATQIRLDAAWELPPVNDADIIDQYIQKTPPANRKAVFKSLDYLITPPVVSQFTEMQDIVTRHLKDAADGNVTPQQALDAMQAECQEKIQLTK